CTACATGCGCGGCCGGACGCTCAACGACTCGTTCGTGATCCTCGACGAGGCGCAGAACACCACGCCCGAGCAGATGAAGATGTTCCTCACGCGCCTGGGCTTCGGCTCGAAGATGGTCGTCACGGGCGACATCACCCAGGTCGACCTGCCCGGCAACCTGTCCGGGCTCCGGCTCGTGACGCGGATCCTCGGCGACGTCGAGGACATCCACTTCGCCCGGCTCGGCAGCGAGGACGTCGTCCGCCACACGCTCGTCGGCCGGATCGTCGACGCCTACACCGTCTACGACGAGGAACGTCTCGCCGAGCAGGCCGGACACCGCCCCGGCGGTCGGGGCACCGCGCCCGCCGGCAACCCCGCCGGAGCGAACCGCGCCGAGCGTCGGGGACGGCCGCCGCAGGACCGCCAGCAGTCCCCGTACCCCCAGAACGACGCCCGAGGAGGCAACCGGTGAGCATCGAGCTCAACAACGAGTCCGGCGTCGAGGTCGACGAGGCAGCCATCCAGCGCCTCGCCGCCTTCGCGCTCGACGCGATGCACGTCCACGCGGACGCGGAGCTCGCGATCGTGCTCGTCGACGAGGGCGCCATGGAGCAGCTCCACGTCCGGTGGATGGACGAGCCCGGACCGACCGACGTGCTGAGCTTCCCGATGGACGAGCTTCGTCCAGGGACCGAGGACGAGCCGACGCCCGCCGGACTCCTCGGCGACATCGTCGTCTGCCCGCAGGTCGCGGCGGAGCAGGCGAAGACCGCCGGGCACACGAGCACCGACGAGATGCTGCTCCTCACCTGCCACGGCATCCTGCACCTGCTCGGGTTCGACCACGCCGAGCCGGAGGAGAAGGCCGAGATGTTCGGACTCCAGGGCGAGATCCTCTCCGCGTTCGCCGCCCAGCAGCGCGGGCGGTGACCTGATGGTGCTCGTCGCCGTCCTGCTCGCGGTGGCGTTCGTGCTCGTCGTCGTCGGTGGTCTGCTGGCCGCGTCCGACGCAGCGCTCACGGTGCTGTCCCGCGCCGACCTCGACGAGATCGCGAAGGACAGCAGCCGCCGTCGGGCGATCGAGGCGATCGCGGACGACGTCGGCGCGCACGTCAACGCCCTGAACTTCGTCCGGGTCCTGGCCGAGACCGCCGCCGCGGTGCTCGTGACGATCGCACTCGTCACGGTGTTCGACACCTGGTGGGTGGCGCTCATCGTGTCCGCGGCGATCATGACCGCTGTCTCGTTCGTGCTCGTCGGGTCCAGTCCGCGCAGCGTCGGGCGGGCGCACGCCGAGCGCTTCATCGCCGCGACCGGCGGGCTCGTCCGCGGTGTCCGGATCGTGCTCGGTCCGCTCGCCGGGCTGCTCGTCGCGATCGGTGACCGGGTCACGCCCGGACGCGGTCGCAGCGCGTCGACGGTGTCGAGCGAGGAGCAGCTGCTGTCGCTCGTCGACGAGGCGACCGAGAGCAACGTGCTCGAGCAGGACGACCGGGAGCTCATCCACTCGGTGTTCGAGTTCAGCGACACCCTCGTGCGTGAGGTCATGGTGCCGCGCACCGACATGCTGACCGTCGACGGGGACGACACCCTCGCGGCCGGGATGGAGCAGTTCCTCGTCGCCGGAGTGTCGCGCATGCCCGTGACCGGCAAGGACAGCGACGACGTCCTCGGGGTGCTGTACCTGCGCGACGTGTCCCGCGCGCTGTACGAGCGGCAGGGCGCCGGGCAGGAACCCGTGACGACGCTGCTGCGTCCGGCCGAGTTCGTGCCGGAGTCGAAGCACGCCGACGACACCCTCCGGCACATGCAGCTCGCGAAGAACCACCTGGTCCTGGTCGTGGACGAGTACGGCGGGGTCGCCGGGCTCGTCACGATGGAGGACCTCATCGAGGAGCTCGTCGGGGACATCTCCGACGAGTACGACCGCACCGTCGTCGACCGCACCGAGGTCGAGCCCGGCGTCTGGCGCATCGCGGCCCGGCTGCCGATCGACGAGCTCGGCGACCTGTTCGGCATCGAGCTCGA
The Curtobacterium citreum genome window above contains:
- the ybeY gene encoding rRNA maturation RNase YbeY — translated: MSIELNNESGVEVDEAAIQRLAAFALDAMHVHADAELAIVLVDEGAMEQLHVRWMDEPGPTDVLSFPMDELRPGTEDEPTPAGLLGDIVVCPQVAAEQAKTAGHTSTDEMLLLTCHGILHLLGFDHAEPEEKAEMFGLQGEILSAFAAQQRGR
- a CDS encoding hemolysin family protein, which encodes MVLVAVLLAVAFVLVVVGGLLAASDAALTVLSRADLDEIAKDSSRRRAIEAIADDVGAHVNALNFVRVLAETAAAVLVTIALVTVFDTWWVALIVSAAIMTAVSFVLVGSSPRSVGRAHAERFIAATGGLVRGVRIVLGPLAGLLVAIGDRVTPGRGRSASTVSSEEQLLSLVDEATESNVLEQDDRELIHSVFEFSDTLVREVMVPRTDMLTVDGDDTLAAGMEQFLVAGVSRMPVTGKDSDDVLGVLYLRDVSRALYERQGAGQEPVTTLLRPAEFVPESKHADDTLRHMQLAKNHLVLVVDEYGGVAGLVTMEDLIEELVGDISDEYDRTVVDRTEVEPGVWRIAARLPIDELGDLFGIELEDDDVDTAGGLLTKELGRLPASGEQVSVSGLLLTADRVEGKRRHLVTVLAERTAALQDAEDALDDTTPTTTGTTNA